The following proteins are encoded in a genomic region of Halomicrobium zhouii:
- a CDS encoding universal stress protein, giving the protein MYDTILVATDGSGSANRAVTHALEQAEQHGATLHAIYVVDTDRYAEPGLSSIELETADVEDWGHEQLNEVAERGDSLGIDVVTRCCHGKPNVEIIGYADEIDADLVVVGYQGHSHTKTDLIGSVTDRVVQNAGRPVQVV; this is encoded by the coding sequence ATGTACGATACTATACTGGTAGCCACGGACGGCAGTGGGTCCGCGAACCGTGCAGTCACCCACGCGCTCGAACAGGCCGAACAGCACGGCGCGACACTGCACGCGATCTACGTCGTCGACACCGACCGCTACGCCGAGCCCGGGCTGAGTAGCATCGAACTGGAGACGGCCGACGTCGAAGACTGGGGGCACGAACAGCTCAACGAGGTCGCGGAGCGGGGCGATTCCCTCGGTATCGACGTCGTCACCCGGTGTTGCCACGGGAAGCCGAACGTGGAGATCATCGGCTACGCGGACGAGATAGACGCCGACCTCGTCGTGGTCGGCTACCAGGGCCACTCCCACACGAAGACCGACCTGATCGGGAGCGTCACCGACCGGGTCGTCCAGAACGCGGGTCGACCGGTGCAGGTCGTCTGA
- a CDS encoding universal stress protein has translation MYDRLLVPTDGSTVADAAGETAVALARRFDAELHVLHVREPTERPVGAGGAPPTDGDEATATVAEMAADAGVETRTATHQKRETVHQAILQYATDHEIDLIAMGTHGRTGLDRFVLGSVAELTLRQSSIPVMTVHEDTVVDPAFDDVLVPTDGSSCAAAAADHAIDLARSTGATLHVINVVDSGAVWGGANVAMVLDALEEIGEQALDDVRTRAKAADVTAIEGAVLSGIPYRAIAEYAEESDVDCVVMGTHGRTGLDRYLLGSVTERVVRLSDVPVLSIREREGD, from the coding sequence ATGTACGACCGACTGCTCGTTCCAACGGACGGCAGCACCGTCGCGGACGCTGCGGGAGAGACCGCAGTCGCGCTCGCACGCCGGTTCGACGCCGAACTCCACGTGCTCCACGTTCGCGAACCCACCGAGCGGCCAGTCGGTGCCGGCGGCGCCCCACCGACGGACGGCGACGAGGCGACCGCGACCGTCGCGGAGATGGCGGCCGACGCCGGCGTCGAAACGCGGACGGCGACTCACCAGAAACGCGAGACCGTCCACCAGGCGATCCTCCAGTACGCCACGGACCACGAGATCGACCTGATCGCGATGGGGACCCACGGCCGGACCGGGCTCGACCGCTTCGTCCTGGGAAGCGTCGCGGAGCTGACGCTGCGCCAGTCGTCGATCCCAGTGATGACCGTCCACGAGGACACGGTCGTCGACCCGGCGTTCGACGACGTCCTCGTCCCGACGGACGGCAGTTCCTGTGCCGCCGCCGCGGCGGACCACGCGATCGACCTGGCGCGGTCGACGGGCGCGACCCTGCACGTTATCAACGTCGTCGACAGCGGTGCCGTCTGGGGCGGGGCCAACGTCGCGATGGTACTGGACGCGCTCGAGGAGATCGGGGAGCAGGCCCTCGACGACGTTCGCACCCGTGCGAAGGCCGCCGACGTGACGGCGATCGAGGGGGCAGTACTCAGCGGCATCCCCTACCGGGCGATCGCGGAGTACGCCGAGGAATCCGACGTGGACTGCGTCGTGATGGGAACCCACGGCCGGACGGGGCTCGACCGCTATCTCCTCGGCAGCGTCACCGAACGGGTCGTCCGGCTTTCGGACGTTCCCGTTCTCTCGATCCGGGAACGAGAGGGCGACTGA
- a CDS encoding DUF211 domain-containing protein — translation MAPVRRLVVDVLKPHDPSLVAFTEQVSETDSVAAVTSSLIELDQEVQNVKLTFEGESLDVDAVEAAVEELGGTVHSVDQVACGEHVVRDHPTLQDH, via the coding sequence ATGGCACCCGTTCGCCGCCTCGTCGTCGACGTGCTGAAGCCCCACGACCCGTCGCTGGTCGCGTTCACCGAGCAGGTCAGCGAGACGGACAGCGTGGCGGCCGTGACCAGCTCGCTCATCGAACTCGACCAGGAGGTCCAGAACGTGAAACTCACCTTCGAGGGAGAATCGCTCGACGTCGACGCCGTCGAGGCGGCCGTCGAGGAACTGGGCGGCACCGTCCACTCCGTCGACCAGGTCGCCTGCGGCGAGCACGTCGTCCGGGATCACCCGACGCTGCAGGACCACTGA
- a CDS encoding VIT1/CCC1 transporter family protein, which yields MASPLSELRRLLGDEDVRSISRRYFVSNGFDGTLTCIGVVVGAVLSGIPDGFTVVKIGLGAAVGLGTSAVWSVWEIERAETRAEILRLERAMLTDLDDTRVQRDQQGARLVHATMSGLGPLIGVLVPLIPFLFEATVLTMVEAALISVALGISILGAFGAYMGSISGQRWYVAAGRMALAGLVVAVINVFLPG from the coding sequence GTGGCGTCACCGCTCTCGGAGCTCCGTCGGTTGCTCGGCGACGAGGACGTCAGGTCGATTTCGCGGCGATACTTCGTCTCGAACGGGTTCGACGGGACGCTCACCTGCATCGGCGTCGTCGTCGGCGCCGTCCTCTCGGGCATCCCGGACGGGTTCACTGTCGTCAAGATCGGCCTCGGCGCGGCGGTCGGTCTGGGGACCTCGGCGGTGTGGAGCGTCTGGGAGATCGAACGCGCCGAGACGCGCGCGGAGATACTGCGCCTCGAACGGGCGATGCTGACCGACCTCGACGACACGCGCGTCCAGCGCGACCAGCAGGGGGCCCGACTCGTCCACGCCACGATGAGCGGGCTCGGGCCGCTCATCGGCGTCCTCGTCCCGCTGATCCCCTTCCTGTTCGAAGCGACCGTCCTCACGATGGTCGAGGCCGCCCTGATCTCGGTCGCGCTCGGCATCTCGATACTCGGCGCTTTCGGCGCCTACATGGGCTCCATCTCCGGCCAGCGCTGGTACGTCGCGGCGGGTCGGATGGCGCTCGCTGGGCTCGTCGTCGCCGTCATCAACGTCTTCCTCCCCGGATGA
- a CDS encoding pyridoxamine 5'-phosphate oxidase family protein, protein MSADSPVEMDDAARDEFLGNGGTGVISLSSAADDPPHSVPVSYGYDATETTFYFRLATGADGSKGELEHRPVSFVTTDEDGRWRSVVARGRLEDVEDEGIATETLAGLDRVDIPFVDVFHRPLREVEFDFYRLVPDELTARVESKTDS, encoded by the coding sequence ATGAGCGCTGACAGCCCCGTCGAGATGGACGACGCTGCGCGGGACGAGTTCCTCGGGAACGGCGGCACCGGCGTCATCTCCCTGTCGTCGGCGGCAGACGACCCGCCACACTCCGTACCGGTGTCGTACGGCTACGACGCGACCGAGACGACGTTTTACTTCCGGCTGGCGACGGGCGCGGACGGCTCGAAAGGGGAACTCGAACACCGTCCCGTCTCGTTCGTGACCACCGACGAGGACGGCCGGTGGCGTAGCGTCGTCGCGCGTGGACGGCTGGAGGACGTCGAGGACGAGGGCATCGCCACCGAGACGCTGGCAGGGCTCGACCGGGTCGACATCCCCTTCGTCGACGTGTTTCACCGCCCGCTCCGGGAGGTCGAGTTCGATTTCTACCGACTCGTCCCCGACGAGTTGACGGCCAGGGTCGAATCGAAGACGGACAGCTGA
- a CDS encoding universal stress protein, translating to MYERILVPTDGSEHAARAAAHALALSRAFDAELHVVTVIDVVEAAGPFSAGGLDKEFIERLEDRGEETIRSLDAVLDEADDVQTDVVRGTPSDAILDYAADHGIDLIAMGTHGRSGIRRYIAGSVAERVVRRSNVPVLTVRKTERSRVDDGYDDVLVPVDGSDHALAAADHAIAIATLFDARIHAVHVVDVGAASTTPRVTPPTTLVEQLRTAGEEAVDAVTTRANDAGVDVTTTVREGFPARDLLAYADDHDVDLVAMGTAGRTGLDRLLLGSTTEKLISRAEMPVLSVSADEQSTDE from the coding sequence ATGTACGAGCGCATCCTCGTTCCGACCGACGGTAGCGAACACGCCGCCCGCGCGGCAGCACACGCGCTCGCGCTCTCGCGGGCCTTCGACGCGGAACTGCACGTCGTCACCGTGATCGATGTCGTCGAGGCGGCCGGCCCGTTCAGCGCCGGGGGCCTCGACAAGGAGTTCATCGAGCGCCTCGAAGACAGGGGCGAGGAGACGATCCGCTCCCTCGACGCCGTGCTCGACGAGGCGGACGACGTCCAGACCGACGTCGTCAGGGGCACGCCGTCCGACGCGATTCTCGACTACGCTGCCGACCACGGGATCGACCTGATCGCGATGGGGACCCACGGCCGGTCCGGGATACGGCGGTACATCGCCGGGAGCGTCGCCGAACGCGTCGTCCGACGCTCGAACGTGCCGGTGCTGACGGTCAGGAAGACCGAGCGAAGCCGCGTCGACGACGGATACGACGACGTCCTCGTCCCGGTCGACGGGAGCGACCACGCGCTCGCCGCCGCCGACCACGCCATCGCCATCGCGACGCTGTTCGACGCCCGGATCCACGCGGTCCACGTCGTCGACGTCGGTGCCGCGTCGACGACGCCGCGCGTCACGCCGCCGACGACGCTTGTCGAGCAACTCAGGACGGCGGGCGAGGAGGCGGTCGATGCCGTCACGACCCGCGCGAACGACGCGGGCGTCGACGTGACGACGACGGTCCGCGAGGGATTCCCGGCGCGTGACCTCCTGGCGTACGCGGACGACCACGACGTCGACCTCGTCGCGATGGGGACCGCGGGACGGACCGGACTCGACCGGCTCCTCCTCGGGAGTACGACCGAGAAGCTGATCTCGCGAGCGGAGATGCCCGTCCTCTCCGTCTCCGCGGACGAGCAGTCGACGGACGAGTAA
- a CDS encoding universal stress protein has product MTRRILVPYDGSPLSERALEHTLEEFPAASVTTIYVIDPVSSVYDVETGGLPVSEDWYEDAQERASEIHAAAEQLAGSHDVELTTITVVGQPAREILDYVSDHDVDQVVMGSHGRKGIGRAFLGSVAETVTRRAPVPVTVVK; this is encoded by the coding sequence ATGACGCGCCGCATCCTCGTCCCCTACGACGGGTCGCCCCTCTCCGAGCGCGCACTCGAACACACGCTCGAAGAGTTCCCCGCCGCGTCCGTCACCACGATCTACGTAATCGACCCGGTGAGCTCCGTCTACGACGTCGAAACAGGGGGCCTGCCTGTGTCCGAGGACTGGTACGAAGACGCCCAGGAGCGAGCCAGCGAGATCCACGCGGCAGCCGAGCAGCTGGCCGGGTCCCACGACGTAGAACTCACGACGATTACGGTCGTCGGCCAGCCGGCACGCGAGATACTCGACTACGTGTCGGACCACGACGTCGACCAGGTCGTGATGGGCAGCCACGGGCGGAAGGGGATCGGACGGGCGTTCCTGGGCAGCGTCGCGGAGACGGTGACCCGCCGCGCCCCCGTTCCGGTGACGGTCGTCAAGTGA
- a CDS encoding MgtC/SapB family protein translates to MLDPATDPLLDVLLHLLVAFGIGALIGLEREQSESAGTFAGSRTFPLFALYGALVALFFPAALPVALGVLVVPLTVAYVAKVWYRRDVGLTTLLAALLTTVLGAVAIHSPTGATVAVVVGGAVTVLLSVKDPIHAFADRIDETERRASAKFILVVLVVLPSLPDRSLDVLFGLNPRFVWLMVVFVTGLGFVAYLLGQFLGPERSIALTGIVGGFVSSTATTVSMAEKSAENETLYHVCAFAVVVASIIMFPRALIEIAVVNPGLLASAAPPLLVMTAVGVVAAGVLYWRTAADETVEPEELENPFRLRPALAFGLIFAVVLLVSEYANEWLGTSGLYATAFLSGLADVDAMTITLSRLAAEGTVSTDVATTGIVVAAIANTLVKAGLAWVLGSSRLGRLVAIVLGVVVVTGLVVLAV, encoded by the coding sequence ATGCTCGATCCAGCAACCGACCCGCTCCTCGACGTCCTCCTGCACCTGCTCGTCGCGTTCGGGATCGGTGCGCTGATCGGGCTGGAACGGGAACAGAGCGAGTCGGCCGGGACGTTCGCCGGGAGCCGTACCTTCCCGCTGTTCGCGCTCTACGGCGCGCTCGTCGCGCTCTTTTTTCCGGCGGCGCTCCCGGTCGCCCTCGGCGTCCTCGTCGTGCCGCTGACGGTGGCCTACGTCGCGAAAGTCTGGTACCGCCGGGACGTCGGCCTGACGACGCTGCTGGCCGCCCTCCTCACGACGGTGCTGGGCGCCGTGGCGATACACTCCCCGACCGGCGCCACGGTCGCCGTCGTCGTCGGCGGCGCGGTGACGGTCCTCCTCTCGGTCAAGGACCCCATCCACGCGTTCGCCGACCGGATCGACGAGACCGAGCGGCGCGCGTCCGCGAAGTTCATCCTCGTCGTGCTGGTCGTGCTCCCGTCGCTACCGGACCGTTCGCTGGACGTCCTGTTCGGGCTCAATCCCCGATTCGTCTGGCTCATGGTCGTCTTCGTCACCGGGCTGGGCTTCGTCGCGTACCTGCTCGGCCAGTTCCTCGGTCCCGAACGGAGCATCGCGCTGACCGGCATCGTCGGCGGGTTCGTCTCCTCGACCGCCACCACCGTCTCGATGGCCGAGAAGTCCGCCGAGAACGAGACGCTGTATCACGTCTGTGCCTTCGCCGTCGTCGTCGCGTCTATCATCATGTTCCCCCGCGCGCTCATCGAAATCGCGGTCGTCAACCCGGGCCTGCTGGCGAGCGCGGCGCCGCCGCTGCTGGTGATGACCGCCGTCGGCGTCGTCGCCGCCGGCGTGCTGTACTGGCGGACGGCCGCCGACGAGACCGTCGAACCGGAGGAACTCGAGAACCCGTTCCGGTTGCGGCCGGCGCTCGCGTTCGGCCTGATCTTCGCGGTCGTCCTGCTCGTCTCCGAGTACGCGAACGAGTGGCTCGGGACGTCGGGCCTGTACGCGACTGCGTTCCTCTCGGGACTCGCTGACGTCGACGCGATGACGATCACGCTGAGCAGGCTCGCGGCCGAGGGGACGGTCTCGACGGACGTCGCGACCACGGGAATCGTCGTCGCGGCCATCGCGAACACGCTGGTCAAGGCCGGCCTGGCGTGGGTCCTCGGTAGCTCGCGACTGGGGCGTCTGGTCGCCATCGTGCTGGGCGTCGTCGTCGTCACCGGCCTGGTCGTCCTGGCGGTCTAA
- a CDS encoding TVP38/TMEM64 family protein produces the protein MDLGFERVRALVGDVRLFRSSRTRRRFLIHAAVLLVVVAVAVLFIRRYVPILTDAMALRTVIQGFGALGPLVLVLLQAIQVVVAPVPGQVLAIVAGFLYGAWWGTLYNMIGITLGSTVAFWFSRRYGRPYVERIVHPDILDRFDGVDDDRTRAALFVFFLLPGLPDDALCFVGGLTRLPLWQLVVIAAVGRAPAFFLVNVVGEYLGAGRFAAGLALAALVVAISVLAYRYHQEILAYFEA, from the coding sequence ATGGACCTCGGCTTCGAACGGGTACGGGCGCTCGTCGGCGACGTTCGGCTGTTCAGGTCGTCCCGTACCCGGCGCCGGTTCCTGATCCACGCCGCCGTCCTGCTCGTCGTCGTCGCCGTGGCGGTCCTCTTCATCCGTCGGTACGTACCGATACTGACGGACGCGATGGCGCTCAGAACGGTGATCCAGGGGTTCGGCGCCCTGGGGCCGCTGGTGCTGGTACTCCTGCAGGCGATACAGGTCGTCGTCGCACCGGTCCCGGGCCAGGTCCTGGCCATCGTCGCCGGGTTCCTCTACGGCGCGTGGTGGGGGACGCTGTACAACATGATCGGGATCACGCTCGGCAGTACGGTCGCGTTCTGGTTCTCCCGCCGCTACGGCCGTCCGTACGTCGAGCGCATCGTCCACCCGGACATCCTCGACAGGTTCGACGGGGTCGACGACGACCGGACCCGGGCGGCACTGTTCGTCTTCTTCCTCCTCCCCGGGTTGCCCGACGACGCGCTCTGTTTCGTCGGCGGCCTCACCAGGCTCCCGCTCTGGCAACTCGTGGTGATCGCGGCCGTCGGCCGGGCGCCCGCGTTCTTCCTCGTCAACGTCGTCGGCGAGTACCTCGGCGCCGGACGCTTCGCAGCCGGACTCGCACTGGCGGCGCTCGTCGTCGCGATTTCGGTGCTGGCGTACCGCTATCATCAGGAGATACTCGCGTACTTCGAGGCGTGA
- a CDS encoding glucose 1-dehydrogenase translates to MTYDFEGQTAIVTGAASGIGRETAEQFAAGGANVVVTDVDAGGGAETVERIESADGTATFVETDVSDAGDVEAMVQEAVDAYGGVDVAVNNAGIEGETEPLADLSEDAWDRVLDVNLKGLWLCMKHELPELVAGEGGAIVNLSSIAGLVSAGGAPYVASKHGVIGLTRVAATQYAGDNVRVNAVCPGVIDTPMVDRAGEADPEAIDQFVGMQPLGRKGTPEEVASAIVWLCSGEASFVTGNAYPVDGGYLAQ, encoded by the coding sequence ATGACGTACGATTTCGAGGGGCAGACGGCGATCGTCACCGGCGCGGCGTCGGGCATCGGACGAGAGACCGCCGAGCAGTTCGCGGCGGGCGGCGCGAACGTCGTCGTCACCGACGTCGACGCCGGGGGCGGCGCAGAGACCGTCGAACGGATCGAATCCGCGGACGGGACGGCTACCTTCGTCGAAACGGACGTGAGCGACGCCGGCGACGTCGAGGCGATGGTGCAGGAAGCGGTCGACGCGTACGGCGGCGTCGACGTCGCCGTCAACAACGCGGGGATCGAAGGGGAGACCGAGCCGCTGGCCGACCTGTCGGAAGACGCCTGGGATCGAGTCCTCGACGTCAACCTGAAAGGCCTCTGGCTGTGTATGAAGCACGAACTCCCGGAACTCGTGGCCGGCGAGGGCGGCGCCATCGTGAATCTCTCGTCCATCGCGGGGCTCGTCTCCGCGGGGGGCGCGCCGTACGTCGCCAGCAAGCACGGCGTGATCGGGCTCACGCGCGTCGCCGCGACGCAGTACGCGGGCGACAACGTCCGCGTCAACGCGGTCTGTCCCGGCGTCATCGACACGCCGATGGTCGACCGCGCAGGCGAGGCCGACCCCGAGGCGATCGACCAGTTCGTCGGGATGCAACCCCTCGGCCGCAAGGGGACCCCCGAAGAGGTGGCCAGCGCCATCGTCTGGCTCTGCTCCGGGGAGGCGTCGTTCGTCACCGGGAACGCCTACCCCGTCGACGGCGGCTACCTGGCCCAGTGA
- a CDS encoding universal stress protein — MTQTILVPMDYSELSKEALRTTLSLHPDAEVVVLHVIDWHASDMGPGGWGSTPHDWDDWLDEAHEHADGLFEEARDIAAEYDVEITTETTVGEDAQSIVSYAEEHDVDLIVMGSHGRSIPARILLGSVAETVVRRAPVPVLVVR, encoded by the coding sequence ATGACGCAAACGATTCTCGTTCCGATGGACTACTCCGAGCTGTCGAAAGAGGCGCTGCGGACGACGCTCTCGCTGCACCCCGACGCCGAGGTGGTCGTCCTGCACGTCATCGACTGGCACGCGAGCGACATGGGTCCGGGTGGATGGGGGTCGACGCCTCACGACTGGGACGACTGGCTCGACGAGGCCCACGAGCACGCGGACGGACTCTTCGAGGAAGCCCGGGACATCGCGGCGGAGTACGACGTCGAGATAACCACCGAGACGACGGTCGGTGAAGACGCGCAGAGCATCGTGTCCTACGCCGAAGAGCACGACGTCGACCTGATTGTCATGGGGAGCCACGGCCGGTCGATCCCCGCCAGAATCTTGCTCGGCAGCGTCGCCGAGACCGTCGTCCGCCGGGCCCCGGTCCCCGTGCTCGTCGTCCGCTAG
- a CDS encoding DUF302 domain-containing protein, producing the protein MAYTTQQRVAGSFDDVVDATVDALGDEGFGVLCDIDVQATFAKKLDEEFRQYRILGACNPGLAREGLDAEIELGALLPCNVIVYESEDETGGEDGAVTVSAVDPAQLVGIADNPALESIATDVSGRFERVLDAIDDEFESPVEA; encoded by the coding sequence ATGGCCTATACAACACAACAGCGTGTCGCAGGATCGTTCGACGACGTCGTCGACGCGACGGTCGACGCCCTCGGAGACGAGGGGTTCGGCGTCCTCTGTGATATCGACGTGCAGGCGACGTTCGCGAAGAAACTCGACGAGGAGTTCCGGCAGTACCGGATCCTCGGCGCGTGCAACCCCGGCCTCGCACGCGAGGGACTCGACGCGGAGATCGAACTCGGTGCGCTGCTCCCGTGTAACGTGATCGTCTACGAGTCCGAGGACGAGACCGGGGGCGAAGACGGCGCAGTCACCGTGAGCGCCGTCGATCCGGCACAGCTGGTCGGGATCGCCGACAATCCCGCGCTCGAATCCATCGCGACCGACGTCAGTGGCCGGTTCGAGCGCGTACTTGATGCGATCGACGACGAATTCGAATCCCCGGTGGAGGCCTGA
- a CDS encoding SHOCT domain-containing protein, translating into MSSPTELDAVSVVLLVVGAIVALPMIVMALGFGGMMGYGGMMGGGAMGAGSGWWPLFGLLVPLLFLLVLLGGGYVLARRLVSDRPSRDAALEELRVAYARGDLTDEEFETRRERLERSE; encoded by the coding sequence ATGTCCTCGCCGACCGAACTCGATGCGGTGTCAGTCGTGCTCCTCGTCGTCGGAGCGATCGTCGCGCTCCCGATGATCGTGATGGCACTCGGTTTCGGCGGCATGATGGGGTACGGCGGGATGATGGGCGGCGGAGCGATGGGCGCCGGGAGTGGGTGGTGGCCGCTGTTCGGTCTGCTCGTCCCACTGCTCTTCCTGCTGGTTCTCCTCGGCGGCGGCTACGTTCTCGCCAGGCGTCTGGTCAGTGATCGACCGTCTCGGGACGCCGCCCTGGAAGAACTCCGCGTCGCGTACGCTCGCGGGGATCTCACCGACGAAGAGTTCGAGACCCGCCGCGAACGACTCGAACGGTCGGAGTAA
- a CDS encoding NAD(P)/FAD-dependent oxidoreductase, whose translation MSTDTRDLVIAGSGVAGLSAAVYAARADLDPLVLEGDEPGGQLTLTTDVENYLGFPEGVGGMELIQRGKAQAEEFGAEFQHGAIESADVDGRPIELSLSNGETLRTRSLIVATGASARWVGADGEDELMGYGLSTCATCDGAFHRGDDVLVVGGGDSAMEEATFLAKFADSVTVVHRRDELRASEIMAERAREHDDVEFAWNTELLAIDGSQSEGVTGATLVSHPDGYPVDRYESGDEDVTVRDVDVGGVFYAIGHEPNTGFLRDTPVELDDDGYVETLAPDEAWATTATGVEGVFAAGDVMDTEYQQAVTAAGMGSMAALDAEEYLESTPDAAATTTAATTASEADD comes from the coding sequence ATGAGCACGGACACACGCGACCTCGTGATCGCTGGATCGGGCGTCGCCGGCCTCTCGGCGGCGGTCTACGCCGCCCGTGCCGACCTCGACCCCCTCGTCCTCGAGGGCGACGAGCCCGGCGGCCAGCTGACGCTCACGACCGACGTCGAGAACTACCTCGGCTTCCCCGAGGGCGTCGGCGGGATGGAGCTGATCCAGCGCGGGAAAGCACAGGCCGAGGAGTTCGGCGCCGAGTTCCAGCACGGGGCCATCGAGTCGGCCGACGTCGACGGGCGACCGATAGAGCTCTCGCTGTCGAACGGCGAGACCCTGCGGACCCGTTCGCTGATCGTCGCCACCGGCGCGAGCGCGCGCTGGGTCGGCGCCGACGGCGAGGACGAACTGATGGGCTACGGCCTCTCGACGTGTGCGACCTGCGACGGCGCGTTCCACCGCGGCGACGACGTCCTGGTCGTCGGCGGCGGCGACAGCGCGATGGAGGAAGCGACCTTCCTCGCGAAGTTCGCCGACAGCGTGACCGTCGTCCACCGCCGGGACGAGCTCCGGGCCTCGGAGATTATGGCCGAGCGCGCCCGCGAGCACGACGACGTCGAGTTCGCCTGGAACACGGAACTCCTGGCCATCGACGGCTCCCAGTCCGAGGGCGTCACCGGCGCGACGCTGGTCTCCCACCCGGACGGCTACCCGGTGGACCGCTACGAGTCGGGCGACGAGGACGTCACCGTCCGCGACGTCGACGTCGGCGGCGTGTTCTACGCCATCGGCCACGAGCCCAACACCGGCTTCCTCCGCGACACGCCGGTCGAACTCGACGACGACGGCTACGTCGAGACGCTCGCCCCCGACGAGGCGTGGGCGACGACGGCGACCGGGGTTGAGGGAGTCTTCGCCGCGGGCGACGTGATGGACACCGAGTACCAGCAGGCGGTCACCGCCGCCGGGATGGGGAGCATGGCGGCCCTCGATGCCGAGGAGTACCTCGAATCCACGCCCGACGCTGCGGCGACGACCACTGCCGCCACGACCGCCTCGGAGGCCGACGACTGA
- the trxA gene encoding thioredoxin has protein sequence MTAENATETSGGTTDEPVHVDGQTQLDELVDTGEVVLADFYADWCGPCQMLEPVVEKLAAETDATVAKVDVDANQRLASAYGVRGVPTLVLFADGEQVEEIVGLQGEDQLRALIENYTA, from the coding sequence ATGACAGCTGAGAACGCAACCGAGACCAGTGGGGGCACCACAGACGAACCGGTCCACGTCGACGGCCAGACCCAGCTCGACGAACTCGTCGACACCGGGGAGGTCGTCCTCGCGGACTTCTACGCCGACTGGTGTGGCCCGTGCCAGATGCTCGAACCCGTCGTCGAGAAACTCGCCGCCGAGACGGACGCGACGGTCGCGAAGGTCGACGTCGACGCCAACCAGCGCCTCGCTTCCGCCTACGGCGTCCGCGGCGTCCCGACGCTCGTCCTCTTCGCCGACGGCGAGCAGGTCGAGGAGATCGTCGGCCTCCAGGGCGAAGACCAGCTCCGCGCGCTGATCGAGAACTATACGGCGTAA
- the cydB gene encoding cytochrome d ubiquinol oxidase subunit II has translation MTEFRPLLADTLATLPLPELWFGLVFFILATFLLLDGFDFGVGALFATRADDGEREQLIASIGPFWDGNEVWLVVFGGALFAAFPRVYAALFSRHYLLMFAILGALILRGLAPELYEQRHDEAWRRWWGRAFVVGSVAAPFLLGLFTANWVLGATRTLTLPGVVVGLAVVALTVVDGVAFLRLKTRGDLQADLRRSGRRAVVAYVALAVASLGVIYATTPAVRPELTSPLALALVALTVLFAVGYAVALGRDRHYLAFAATGGLVYGLVALVATLSFPYVDRATGLTIQEAIVSPLSLQILSVGTLLLLPLVFGYFVVLYSAFSGPVDPEESY, from the coding sequence ATGACTGAGTTCCGCCCCCTGCTGGCCGATACGCTCGCGACCCTGCCGCTCCCGGAGCTCTGGTTCGGCCTCGTGTTCTTCATCCTCGCGACGTTTCTGCTGCTGGACGGGTTCGACTTCGGCGTCGGTGCGCTGTTCGCGACACGCGCGGACGACGGCGAACGGGAGCAACTGATCGCCAGCATCGGGCCGTTCTGGGACGGGAACGAGGTGTGGCTGGTCGTCTTCGGCGGCGCGCTGTTCGCCGCGTTCCCCCGGGTCTACGCGGCACTCTTTAGCCGGCACTACCTGCTGATGTTCGCCATCCTCGGGGCGCTCATCCTGCGTGGGCTGGCTCCCGAACTGTACGAGCAACGCCACGACGAGGCCTGGCGCCGGTGGTGGGGCCGCGCCTTCGTGGTCGGGAGCGTGGCCGCCCCCTTCCTGCTGGGCCTGTTCACGGCGAACTGGGTGCTCGGGGCCACGCGGACGCTGACGCTCCCGGGGGTCGTCGTGGGACTCGCCGTCGTCGCCCTGACGGTCGTCGACGGGGTGGCGTTCCTCCGACTGAAGACCAGGGGCGACCTGCAGGCCGACCTCCGACGGAGCGGGCGACGGGCCGTTGTCGCGTACGTCGCGCTCGCGGTGGCGTCGCTTGGCGTTATCTACGCGACGACGCCCGCCGTCCGTCCCGAACTCACGTCCCCGCTCGCGCTCGCCCTGGTCGCCCTGACGGTCCTGTTCGCCGTCGGGTACGCCGTCGCGCTCGGACGCGACCGTCACTACCTCGCGTTCGCGGCGACGGGCGGGCTGGTCTACGGCCTCGTCGCCCTCGTCGCGACGCTCTCCTTCCCCTACGTGGACCGGGCGACCGGGTTGACCATCCAGGAAGCCATCGTCTCGCCGCTCTCGCTCCAGATACTGTCCGTCGGCACCCTCCTCTTGCTCCCGCTGGTGTTCGGGTACTTCGTCGTCCTCTACTCGGCGTTCAGCGGTCCCGTGGACCCGGAGGAGTCCTACTGA